GGCCCGACCGCGACCCGGAGTCATGCGGCTACGAGCAGCTCGACGAACCGGTCTCCTACGACCTGTCGGAGGTCCTCGGCGCACCCTAGAGTGGGGTGCAGGAGGCGATACCGATGGATGAAATGCCTGATCCGACGAGTCCCGCAAGCAGTTCCGCGAACGAGCCGAAGTACGACGTCGTCCTGCTCGCCGAGCAGGCGCTCAGCGAGGTCGACGCCCGTGAGGTCGTCAGCCTGCACGAGGAGCTGGATCTCGACCAGGAGGTCCGCTACCACCTCCTGATCCCGGTCGAGGACGCCGCAGCACGCGTCGAGGCGACCCTCGGCTCGCTCGCCGCTGGCGAGGTGATGCTGGCCCCGCCGCCGGCGATGGCCGACATCGACATCAAGAAGGTCCGCGAGGAGTGCGAGGCCGAGTCGCAGGACGCCCTCGACGCGAGCATCGCGGCGCTGCGGTCGATCGGCGCGGAGGTGGTCGGCAACATCGTCCACGAGGCACCGGTCGATGCGCTCGCCGCCAAGGTCACCGAGGTCGACGGCCGCGAGGCGATCATCCTGACGCGCGCGCACCTGGTTGCCGAGTTCTTCCACATGGACTGGACGTCCCGCGCGCGGCGCAAGCTCGGCGTTCCGGTTCTGCACCTGATCGAGCACGAGACCCTCGAGGAGCAGTCCGCGGGCGGAGGCGAGGGCGTCAGCGGGTTCTAGTCCCGTTACTCAGTGATGCGGTTGCCGGCTGAGTCCCAGTGCTCGGCGACCTTCTTGCTGGGCTGCACGCGAGGTGGCTCGCCGGGCATCTTCGGGTAGTCCGGCGGCCAGTTCGCCTCGCTCGGATCCGCCTCCCACAGGTCGAGCAGCGGAGTCAGGTCGCCCTGCTCCGCGGCGTACGTCGGGAAGTCGCCGGCCGCGATCCGCTCCCGGACCGTGACGAGGTTGAAGACCCGGGGGTCGGTGATCCCGGACAGCTCCTCCCAGGTCACCGGGGTGGAGACGGGCGCTCCCGGAAGCGGGCGCAGCGAGTAGGCGCTGGCGATCGTGCGGTCGCGGTTGTTCTGGTTGAAGTCGACGAAGATCCGCTGGCCGCGCTCTTCCTTCCACCACGCGGTGGTCACTCGCGCGGGGTCGCGCTTGGCCAGCTCACGGCCGAAGGCGAGCGCGGCGTGACGGACCTCCTCGAAGGTCCACTCGGGCCGGATCGGGACGAAGACGTGGACGCCCCGGTTGCCGCTGGTCTTCGGCAGGCCGGTGAGGCCGAGCTCGACGAGGAGATCGCGAGCAGCGCCGGCGACCCGGACCGCGTCGGTGAAGGTCGTGCCGGGCTGCGGGTCGAGATCGATGCGGAGCTCATCGGGGTGATCGGTGTCGTCACGACGGCAGGGCCACGGATGGAAGGTGAGCGTGCCCATCTGGGCCGCCCAGACAGCAGTCGCCGCTTCGGTCAGGCAGACCTCGTCGGCAGTGCGCCGGCTCGGGAAGGCGATGCGTGCGGTCTCGACCCAGTCGGGAGCGCCCCGGGGGATCCGCTTCTGGTAAAAGCCTTCGGCATCCTTGTCCTGCGGGCCGGTCGCCAGCTTCATGCCCTCGCGCCAGCCGTCGGGCCAGCGCTCGAGCGCGGTCGGCCGGTTGTGGACCCACTCCTGCATCGCATCACCGACGGCAGCGAAGTACTCCGCCACGTCGAGCTTGGTGATCGCGGGCGTCCGCTCGGTCGCCTCGTAGATCACCCGGTCCGGGCTGGAGATGCGGACCGCGCGGCCCCCTGCGATCACCTCTGCTGCTGGCGCCTTCGGCATGCGCCCAAGGTATCCGAGTCGAGTGCGCAGCCATCTGGAGATGGCGACCACCTGCGCACTCGACTCGGGTAGGTAGGCTCGGGGGCGTGGGATATGACGTGGAGAAGTCCGACGCCGAGTGGCGCGAGCAGCTGACCAAGGACGAGTACCAGGTGCTGCGCAAGGCCGGCACCGAGCGCGCGTTCACCGGTGAGTACACCGACACCGAGACGACCGGTGTCTACAAGTGCAAGGCCTGCCAGGCCGAGCTCTTCCGCAGCGACACCAAGTTCCACTCCGGCTGCGGCTGGCCGTCGTTCTACCAGCCCGAGTCCGACGCGATCGAGTACATCGAGGACAACACCCACGGCATGAAGCGGACCGAGGTGCGCTGCGCCAACTGCGGCTCACACCTGGGGCACGTCTTCCCCGATGGCTACGGCACCCCGACGGGTGACCGCTACTGCATCAACTCGATCAGCCTCATTTTGGATGAGAAGTAGCAGGTCAGTCTGGGAAGCAGATTTGGTCCATCTTCACGTCGGGCCGGACCTGTCTCATCTGTCAGGATTCGTCCGGTCCTGAGGCAGTGCGGATGGCCTGAACGAATGGTTCATCCTCAGCCTGAATGTCAGGTGCCAAATCGTCGAACGAAACCATCGACTCGTGTCGTTCGCCCTTCGCCTGCATCCACGCCACCCACGCATCATGGACGTCTCGTCGGGTAACGGATTCGCCTTTGACCCGCGCCAGAAGGGCATAGAGGCGGAACAGATCATCTGACGCGTCTGGGATGCCTACCTCGGCGGGAACGGCTAACCGAACACGCTCGGCAAGTTGGTCGAGGTACGTCGTCATGAGAACAGGATGAACGAAGCCAGGACAAGATCGATAGCGCCAAATAAGGCAGGGCCGAGTCGCTCTACCGAGCCTAGTTCCGCGTACCTGCCGCGCCAGCGGGCAATCGGGTCCTTCTTGAGAGAGGACCACTCATCTGCAAACAGAGCGACGGGGAGGTCATGCTCCAGACGAAGGATCACCTCGAACTTGGCCCGGTTCAGGTCGCGGTAACTCCGGAGCAGAAGGAACCAGACAAGGCTGGCAGCAACTCCCACCACACACATCGCGATGAGATACCGCTTGGCGGGCTCAGGCGACTGGCTGGAGAGAAAGCCGAGCGCCGCAACGACCGCGCCCTGAACGCTGAGGAAGAACGTGTTCGCAGCGCCCCGCCTCGCCGAGACGCGATCAGCCATCTCAACGGCGAGTTTGTACAGGTCGAGCAACCCGGGATCCGCGCCAGGAGTGCTCAACGGTTGCCTGCGATCAACAGTTTCAGGTTGGCCCAGGTCCAGTTGTAGGTCTTGTCGGCAGGCTTGGCAGAGGTCGGCTTCCGGTTCACACCGCCGCTGTAGCCAGCCAAGAGGAAGTAAGGCTTGCCCAGTTCCTGCGCGACGCTCAGTTCGTACGCCACACCCACAGCACCATGGGTGTGCTTGCCGCAGATCACTGCAACCACGCTGCTCGCCGCGATCCTGCGCCGCGCCTCGTCCTTCCAACCAGGCGAAGCGACCTTGATCGAGTAGTCCGAAATCGCGAACGGCGAGTCCGGCAGCCTTGATTGGCCGACCAGCGCCTCCTTCAGGAACGAGTCGTTGTCGTAGTCGTAACTGACGAACACTCGGGTTGCCATATCTTGAGTCCTTCTCTGTGTGCGCGATTCGAGCGGATGGATGAATTGCCAGCCCATGAGCCGAAGTGCACCAGATGGCACCGACACAGACCCGTCACCGGGGCCTACAGGTACACCCGAACTGGATGTCGCCCAGGCGCTCAGCGCTGACCTTCGTACACCGGCGGCAGCGAACATGGTGCGGGTCGTCAGGCAACGACGGGGCGGTTAGGGGCCCTAGGTACTCGTAGCCGTTGTCCTCGGCCACCGCCCGAGCCTCTTCATCGTAAACCGGGTCTCGCCTAGCCCACGCGCCTTGAAGGGCCCGCGTCTCCGCCGCCCACTTGCGCCAGTAGCACGCACGGCACGTGCGCTCGCCCCAACCGTTCTTCTCAACCGTGTAATTGAACCGGTAGTGAGCCGATACGGAGCATGTCAGACACTCCGTCAACTGCCAGTCATCGGGATGTGTGAAGGACTCGAGTGGGCGGATTCCCCCGTCCCGCTGGATCTCGATGATGTGCTCTGCGCACCATGTCGGCTTGGTCCGGGTCTTGAACGCAGCGCCGCGCCCGCAGCCCTCAGCCGAGCACGACTGGTCGGTTGGAATCGGCTTCCGGCGCAGCGGCTTTGGAGGCTGGGGCCACTTGGGAGCAGGCCGGGACTCGATCGGCACCGAACGCAGCCGACTTGGCGTCTTTGCAGGCATCTGAGCGTCCGAGGCAGCGATGAGTTCATCCGCTCCACCGAGCGGCTTTCCTTCGAGGCAGCGGAGGAAGTCATCCTCAGTCATGACCTCAATCTCTTGCCCCTTGTCCTGCAGTTCGAAGGCCTTTCGAGCTTTCCCCGTGACGTTGGACCCCGGCCTCAGGACTGCCGGGTTTATGTCGCCCACCACGAGTACATTTGTCCGCAGCGTGGTGCTCTGCTCCGGAATGGCACCAACCTTGGCGCACTCCTGGCGGGCTATATCCCGCGTCATCGACATGAGAGTTCCTGTAAACACAACGACCCTCCCATAGAGGTAGCCGTCCGCGTCAGCGTCGGCATTGACCTCAATGGGCGCGAAACCCCTGCCTCCCGAGCCAAGAGCAACGCTGCCCTTGTAGATGCCACTACTCATGCGGCCGATTCCCACGCCGACCGACTCGGCAAGCGACGCAAGGTCCGTAGCGCCCTGCTCCCCCGCAAGGCCGGTAATCACGTCGACCACGGCCCGCGCGTCTGCGAGTGCGTCGTGGTGGTCCTCAAGCGCAAACCCAAGGGACTCCGCCACGAACGGCAACCTGTACGTCGGAAGTCTGAGGGCTCGGCGCGCCATCACCAGGGTGCAGAGGAACCGCATCTCGGGCCACTCGATGTTGGCGACAGCGCACGCGTATCGGATGACTCCAATATCAAAGCCCGCGTTGTGCGCGACGACGACGTCATCCCCGATGAAGTCGACGATGAAGGGCAACACGTCCTGCCAGCGGGGCGCGAGCTCAACCATCTCGGCGGTGATGCCGTGGAGGGCTGAGTTCCACGGGTCGAAGTGGTCCACCCGCTCCGGGGGGCGGATCAGCCAGTGCTTCTCGTCGACTGTCTTGCCATTGCGCACGCGGACAAGGCCGACGGAGCACGGCGAACCGCGGTAGGCGTTCGCGGTCTCGAAGTCGATGGCAACGAAGTCGAACATGCTCACACCACGGACTGAACTGTCATGGCCGCAAGGAAGCGGTCTGGGAAATCCGGGATCTTCGCGTTGTTCATGTCAATAGGCATCACCCAAGGGGTCAGGCCTGTCCTTGGTTGAACAGTCCGCTTCCTGCGCTCCTCATCGGTCTCCAGCCAAGCCGACCAAAGCCTCATAACCTCGTTGGCCAGCGCGAACGCCCGCTCACTTGCGGTCAGATGAGAATCTGCCCCATCGACCGGAGAAATCGCCGGGAACTCCGGCTCGGTGAGCGTTCGGGAACGTGACTTCCTCTTGTAGTCGGCGACTACCGAGGAGATACGCGAGCGGTGTTCCTCGATCTCAGCGATGAAGCCGTGCAGATGCTCTTCGGACAGCGGCATTCCGTCGACCGGGAAGCCGTCCAGGGTCGTTCCAGCGGTAACCAGGACCACCGCACATCGCGTCAGCGAGCGGACCTTCTCGACCAACATCGGGTCATCCGACTCAATGACGACCGCGTTGGCGTGAACGGCATGCGAGCCTCCCCGGCTCGTCACCCAGATGGCGACCGACTCGTCAGCCGACTGGCGGTCGATTGTGACGATGCTTCGCATGTTCCCTCGCTTCCTTCGGTGGCGCGAGGCTAGCCACGACACCCGACACATCGCAGCGGAACAGCACACAACTACCCGAACGGGGATAAGGACTACTCCGGCAGCCCAGGCACGTGGCCCCAATGGGTCTACCTCTCCTGGACACTGTCTCGGTCGTTCACATGACACGTGCCGGAGCGACCGGGCGGCCTTTCCGCGAGACCGGCGAACCTAAGGGTGGGGCCCTTCTCTCACGAGGCTTGGTCAGCCAGAGCCCGGTAGACGGCTGCTCGACTGACACCGACGACCTTCGCGATCCGCACCGCGCGCGAAGGCGTTTCCGAGTTGTCCGTAATCCTGGAGTTCTGCATCAACAGCATCTCCCTGACCCTGGACCCGACCGACTCCTGACCGTCGAGACGTCGGTCGCTTCGTTCGACGTCAGCGGCCGGGTTCGGCGGCGATGAGCTCGACCCTGTCGCCGCGGAAGACGTAGCGGTTCATCGCGTCCAGCCGCGGCGAGTAGGCGTGCAGCGACAACGCCGGCTCGTTGCTGCGGTTCTTCACGTCGTGCACATGCCCCGCGGCGTACGCCCGTGCGTCGCCCGGGCCGACGTCGGTGAGCTGGAGGCTGCCGTCCCACTCCTGCTCGACGAGGCTGCCGGCCAGGACGGTGTAGGCGCCTGCGGCGGAGCCGTGGTCGTGCCAGCCGGTGCTGCTGCCGGGCGGCCAGGAGATCAGCCAGAGCTGGTAGTCCTCGTTCTGCTGCAGCAGGAAGAACTCGCGCTCGTCGGTCGGCTCGTCGAGCAGCTCGTAGAGAACCGGGTCGTCCGCGTGGTCGCGGAGCGCCTCGAGCAGCGGGAGGATCGCCAGCGGCGACGTGCGGGCGGCAGGGGTGATCGTGGTGATGCGAGACATGAGAGGTCCTTCGGGTACGTCGAGTGGTGGAGGTCAGCGGACGGAGCGGTGCTCAACGACAGCGACAACAGCGTTCGACGTTCATGATGCTGAATCTATATCAAATCCCTAGACTTTGCCAAGCCAATGCCGACACGGCGCAACCTTGGCCTCGACACGGCGCAAAGTCCGGGTCGAGACGTCGCTAGGTTCGTGCCTCGTTCAAACGAAGCGCCGTGTCGTCGCGAAAGTCGCGCCGTGTCGACGGCAACGTCGCGCCGTGTCGACGGGAGGGTCAGGGCAGGCGGTCGAGCAGGTCCGCGATCTCGACGCGGGCGCCGGTGTAGAACGGCACCTCTTCGCGGACGTGGCGACGCGTCTCGGAGCCGCGCAGGTGACGCATCAGGTCGACGATGCGCGAGAGGTCATCTGCTTCGAACGCCAGCATCCACTCGTAGTCACCCAGTGCGAACGCGGGCACGGTGTTGGCGCGGACGTCCGGGTAGTCGCGAGCCATGCCACCGTGCTCGGCGAGGAGACGGCGACGCTCCTTCTCGTCGAGGAGGTACCACTCGTAGGAGCGGATGAAGGGGTAGACCGCGGCGTAGGCGTGGGCGCGCTCGTCGGCGAGGAACGCCGGGAGGTGCGAGCGGTTGAACTCGGCCGGCCGGTGCAGCGCCATCTGCGACCAGACCGGCGCGAGACGACGGCCGAAGGCGGTGCGACGGATCCGGTGGTAGGCATCCTGCAGTTGATCCGACGTGGATGCGTGGAGCCAGAACATGACATCTGCGTCAGCACGAAGCCCGGCGACGTCGTACACACCGCGGGTGGTGACATCGGCCACGGCCAGCTCGTCGAGGAGTGCAGAAAGCTCGACGGCCTCGGTCTTGCGATCCGCGTCGCCCAGGACGTCGGAGAGCTTGAACACCGACCACATCGTGTAGCGGATGGTGTCGTTGAGCTCGTTGATCTTCGCGGCGTTGGACTGGATGTGGGCCTGCGGGTCGGTCATGCGGCCTATTCTGCCGGGCCGCCGGTGGCCGTCCGGACGCGGTCCGCTGCCGCACGGGCCGAGGAGATGACGGCGGGGATGCCCACTCCGTCGTACGCCGCGCCGCAGACCGCGAGCCCGGGCACCGCAGCGACACCGGCACGGATCAGGGCGACCCGGTCGAGGTGGCCGACGGCGTACTGCGGCAGGCCGGCGGGCCAGCGCTGCACCTGCGTCGCAACGGGCTCCAGGCGAACCCCGGTCGCCGCATGGAGATCGGTCAGCGAACCCACCTCGAGCAGGTGGTCCGCAAGCTGCAGCGCGCGCTCGCGATGGCGACCGAGCGAGGTGCGCAGGAAGAGCAGGTCCTCACCGAAAGCCCCGGCCCCCCGACCCGCAGAACGCACCCAGTCCCACTTCGCGAAGGACCAGGTCGACGCCTTGATCGCGCGCCGCTCCCCCGGCGGGACCAGGAATCCCGAGGCACCGAACTCGAGCAGAGGCCGAGCCTCGACCTCACGGACCGCGAAGGTCACGACGGCGACGTCGGCGGACTCGACCCGGGCGAGCTCCGCGGCGGCGTCGGGCGCGAGGTCCATGAGCAGGAAGGCGCTCGCGGCAGCGGGGGTGGCGATGACGACGGCGTCGACGGTCAGGACCTCGTCCGACTCCAGCGTCACCTCGAAGCCGACCGCGACGCGCGCGACGCGCAGCACCGGCGACGACGTGCGGACCTCGAAGCGGCCGGACGCAGCGAGCGCTTCGGGCAGCAGGCCCATGCCGCCGGTGACGCCGGCGAAGACGGGTACGTCGGACGCGGGCAGCGCCGCCGCGGCCTCGAGCAACGAGCCGCGGGCGGCCATCGCCACCAGCTGCGGCACCGCGGCGCGTGCCGAGATCTCGCGGGCGCGGCCGGCGTAGACGCCGCCCAGCAACGGCTCGACGAGCTGGTCGACGACCTCGTCACCGAACCGCTCGGCAACCAGGGCGCCGACGCTCACATCACCGGCGAGGTAGGACGAGGGCAGCGATGGCTCGGAACGGACCCGGGCAAGACCCTCATCGGAGAGGACGCCGGAGGACGCAAGGTCGGAGACGTCGAGTGGCACGCCCATCAGCGAACGCGGCAAGGCCCGCAACGAACCCCGGGTCCAGAGCCGGGATGACGCGATGGCCGGGTGCTCGAGCGACAGCCCCAACTCACCCGCCAGTGCCACACCCTCGGGGCGCCGGTTGAGCATCGCCTCCGCGCCGACATCGACGCGCACACCGGCGACCGTCTCGAGCCGGAGCTTGCCCCCGACGCGGTCACTCGCCTCGAGGACCGTCACCGCGTGGTCGACGGAGAGATCCCACGCGGCAGCCAGACCGGCAATGCCGCCACCGACGACCACGACGCTCTTCACGCGCTCACCCTACGTAACGGTCCCGCCACGAGTTTCGGCGTACCGCCCCACCAGCGCGGTTCGCGGGTCGAGCATGAGCCATGGCCCTCGACCAGACTCGTCTCGCCGTTCTCATCGATGCGGACAACGCCCGATCCCGACTCGTGAGCGAGATCCTTGAAGAACTCGCGAAGTACGGGACTCCGACCGTCCGGCGGGCGTACGGCGACTGGGGTTCCCCGCACCTGAAGACCTGGCGCGAACTCCTCAACTCCCACGCGATCCAGCCCATCCAGCAAGTGGCTTACACCAAAGGCAAGAACGCGACCGACTCTGCACTGATCATCGACGCCATGGACCTGCTCTACGCGGGCAATGTCGACGCCTTCGCGATCGTCTCCAGCGACAGCGACTTCACCCGCCTCGCCACCAGGCTCCGCGAGTCCGGCAAGACGGTCTACGGCCTGGGTGAGCAGAAGACCCCCGAGGCATTTCAAAAGGCGTGCGACCGGTTCGTCTTCCTTGAACTTCTCGGCGAGGCCGAGGGGCCCATGACGTCAGGCATCGCAGTCCCCGTGACCACGTCGGCGCTGCCGGACCTGCGAAAAATCCTGGAGTCTGCCGTCAACGGAGCCTCGGGCGAGGACCGATGGGCGCAGCTGTCCACCGTTGGGAGCATCATCTCAAAGACGCACCCTTCGTTCGATCCTCGTCTCTACGGCTACGCCAAGCTCGTTGAGCTGGCGGAGGCGCAGACCTTCCTCGACGTGGAGCGACCCAAGGTGGGGCAGCCCCGCGTCCGGCTGCGCTCGGCCCGACCACGCAAGAAGCCCTAGCCAGCGCGACCACGTCGGGAACCAGTGCGTCGTACGGACCGTCCCACCCTCATGAGCATCCGATTGAACGCCGGCATCGCAGCCGCTGCGGCCGCGACCCTCCTCACGCTCAGCGGCTGCGCTGGCAGCGCAGGCGAGGCCGACATGGGGTCCCCAGCGGCGATGACTGCCGGGGACAACGCTGCAGAGGGCGGGCGTGGTGACCAGCCGGAGGCCATGCCGGACGAGGGGTACGACGCCCGGAGCGGCATCGCGGACGGATCAGCCGTGGCCGACCGCGACACGACGGCAGACACGAAGGCCGAGGCGCCCACTGTGGCGGTGATCTCGACCGGCCAGGTCGCGCTCGAGTCGTCGGACGTCACGAAGGCGAGGCGCGATGTCCAGCTCGTCATCGACACCTACCTCGGCACGATCAGCGAGGAGGAGACGACGACCAGCGACGACGGCGTCCCTGAAGCCACGCGAGTGGTGATCCGCGTGCCCAGCAAGCACTTCGCCAAGGCGATGAAGGACCTCGAAGGGGTTGCCGACCTGCGCTCGAGCACGTCGAGCTCGGAGGACGTCACCACCCAGGTCATCGACAACGAGGTCCGGCTCCGGGCCCAGGAGAAGAGCCTGGAGCGGATCGAAGCCCTGCTCGCCAAGGCGGTCAACCTCAACGAGGTCATCGCGATCGAGTCGCAGCTCGCGCGCCGCCAGGCCGACTTCGACGCGCTCAAGTCCACCCAGGCGTGGCTCAAGAGCCAGACCACCCTCTCGACGATCACCCTCAACCTCCAGCTCACCGAGGAGCCGGAGAAGGACGACGAGGGCACCGGATTCTTCGGCGGGCTGGAGCGTGGTTGGGACGGGCTGGTCGCAGCCCTCGTCGGCCTCGGCACCCTGCTCGGTCTGGCGCTCCCGTTCGCAGGGGTGGTCGCGCTGCTCGGCATCCCGCTCTGGCTCGTGCTGCGCGGCGTACGCCGCCGCCCCACCGCCGACCTGTAAGGCGCAGTTCGTCCGACTCGTGCCGTCGTAGAGCAGGGCGGTAGTTCACCGAACTGCGCGTTACACGGGGTGGGGAAGCGGTCAGTGCACTGGCTCGCCGTTGATCCGGCCGTCGAGCTCGGACGGGTCGAGCCCCGATCGATCGAGCTGCGCGAACACCGAGCGATGGAAGATCAGTGGCGCCTTGCCCTCGCCGTCCTCGGCACCGCGCACCTCGAGCAGCACGATCACGTGGTCACCGGCATCGATCTCGCTGTGGAGCGTGGTGGTGAAGTTCGCGACCGATTCACGCAGGAGCACCGCTCCCCCGCTCGTCACCGAGAACCGCAGGCCCGCGAACCGCTCCGGCACCGGGCCCGCGAGCTGGCGGCACACGATGTCCTGGCGGTCGGCGAGGACCGAGATCCCGATCTGTCCCGCCTTGCGGAGCGACGGCCAGGTGTTGCTGGTCCGCGCCACCGAGATCGAGACCAGTGGCGGGTCCAGGGAGACCGAGGTGAACGATGACGCCGCGATTCCGGTCAGCTGTCCGTCGACATGGGCCGCGACCGCGACGACCCCGCTGGGGAACGCGCCGTACCAGCCGCGGAGGGCCTGAGGGTCGAGCGCAACCGAAGCATCTCGGGAGTCGGCGACCTCGGCAAGCGCACGGCCCGGCGGCGCGTTGCCGATGACAGCAGCGGTCCGGGCGCTCATGAGACCACCACCGGGATGCGGTCGTCGGCACGGGCACCGAACGGCACCGCAGCACGGCTCGGACTGGCGACAGGCGCCGGATGCGACCACAGGCCCCGGCGGGCCAGCTCGGGCAGCACGCCTTCACCGACGCGGTAGGCCTCCTCCAGGTGGGGATAGCCCGACAGCACGAACTCGGAGATGCCTGCCGCTGTGTACTCCTCGATGAGGTCGGCGATCTCGGCGTGGCTGCCGACGAGCGCGGTGCCCGCTCCACCGCGGACCAGACCGATACCGGCCCAGAGGCCCGGGTGGATCTCGAGGCCCTGGCGCGAGCCGCGGTTGAGATCGAGCATGCGGCGCTGCCCCTCGGACTCACTGCGGCGCAGACCGTCCTGGATCCGGCGGATCTGCTCGTCGGAGATCCCGGTCAGCAGCCGGTCGGCCTCGGCCCACGCTTCCTCGTGGGTGTCCCGCGCGATCGCGTGCAGCCGGATCCCGAAACGGATCTCCCGGCCCTGCTCCTCCGCGAGCCGACGGACGGCGTCGACCTTGCGGCGTACGGCCTCGGGCGGCTCGCCCCAGGTCAGATAGACGTCCGCGTACGCCGCGGCGACGTCGAGCGCCGCTGGCGACGAGCCGCCGAAGTAGATCTCCGGGAGCGGGTCCGGGATCTGCGCGAGCACGGCATCCGAGAGTGCGAGGTGCTCGCCGTGGAACGTGACCGGCTCCCCGCTCCACAACGCCTTGACCGCGTGGAGGAACTCACCACAGCGCGCATAGCGGCCGTCCTTGTCCAGGAAGTCGCCGTACATCCGCTGCTCGTGGCTCTCGCCGCCGACGACGACATTCAGCAGGAGTCGTCCGCCGGTGAGGTTCTGGAAGGTGCCGGCCATCTGCGCGGCGAGGAACGGCGAGACCAGTCCGGGGCGGAACGCGACCAGGAACTTCAGTCGCTCGGAGGCGCTGCTGATCATCGCGGTGGTCAGCCAGGCGTCCTCGCACCAGGCCCCGGTCGGGGTGAGCGCGGCCTCGAAGCCGAGCTGCTCGGCGGAGCGTGCGACCTGCCCGAGATAGGGCACCGACGCGGGGCGGCCGGCGGGCTCGGCAGCGACGCCGTGGCCGCCTCCGACCACGTCTCGGCCGTCCCCGCCGTTGGTCGGCAGGAACCAGTGGAACGTCAGGTTGCTCATGATCCTTCTCGTGTCTGTCGGCCGGCCCGATGGGGGCCGGCGGGGTGGCAGCTGGTCAGAGCTGCCCGTGGTTGGGAGGCAGGACGCCGTCGGCGACCCAGCGACCGAGGTGCTGCACCTTCCACGCTGCCGGGTCGTGGAGGGTGTGCGTGCGGGCGTTGCGCCAGTGCCGGTCGAGGTTGAGCGCCGCGAGCGCCGACCGGGTGCCCGCGACCTCGAAGAGCCTGCTGGCGGCGGACAGTGCCGCCTGGGTGGTCGCGGCGCGGGCAGCTGCCACCGCGAGGCTCGCTGCGCCGGCGGTCTCCTCGGTGAGGTCGGCGTTGGCGACGTCGACCAGGGCGGCCGCCTCGCGCACCAGCGCCTCCGAACCGCGCACATGCACCTCGACCTCGCCGAGCGCCTGGACGACCAGCGGGTCCTCGGCAGCGCGTTCGACTCCGGCATCCGGATAGGGCCGGCTCTTCGTGCGGACGAAGGTGGCCGCCTCGGTCAGCGCCTCGCGGGCGATGCCGGCGTCGATCGCGGCGTGCAGCACCTGCGCGAACGCACCGTAGGTCTGCGGCCGCTCGAACGTCAGGTGATAGGGCGTGACACGGTCGTCCGCCACGGCGACGTCCTCGAGCCGGACCGAGCCACTGGCCGTCGTGCGCTGGCCCAGCCCGTCCCAGTCGTCGACGACGGTCACACCCGGCGCGGTCCGCTCGACCCAGGCGACGTGCAGTGGGCCGTCGACGTACTTGTGGGTGAGGACCGGGATCCAGTCCGCGAGGAGCGCGCCTGTGGCGTAGCCCTTGAGTCCGTTGAGTCGCCAGCGCCCATCACCCGCGACC
This genomic interval from Nocardioides cavernaquae contains the following:
- a CDS encoding DUF7701 domain-containing protein translates to MTTYLDQLAERVRLAVPAEVGIPDASDDLFRLYALLARVKGESVTRRDVHDAWVAWMQAKGERHESMVSFDDLAPDIQAEDEPFVQAIRTASGPDES
- a CDS encoding RipA family octameric membrane protein, whose product is MLDLYKLAVEMADRVSARRGAANTFFLSVQGAVVAALGFLSSQSPEPAKRYLIAMCVVGVAASLVWFLLLRSYRDLNRAKFEVILRLEHDLPVALFADEWSSLKKDPIARWRGRYAELGSVERLGPALFGAIDLVLASFILFS
- the ligD gene encoding non-homologous end-joining DNA ligase, which gives rise to MPKAPAAEVIAGGRAVRISSPDRVIYEATERTPAITKLDVAEYFAAVGDAMQEWVHNRPTALERWPDGWREGMKLATGPQDKDAEGFYQKRIPRGAPDWVETARIAFPSRRTADEVCLTEAATAVWAAQMGTLTFHPWPCRRDDTDHPDELRIDLDPQPGTTFTDAVRVAGAARDLLVELGLTGLPKTSGNRGVHVFVPIRPEWTFEEVRHAALAFGRELAKRDPARVTTAWWKEERGQRIFVDFNQNNRDRTIASAYSLRPLPGAPVSTPVTWEELSGITDPRVFNLVTVRERIAAGDFPTYAAEQGDLTPLLDLWEADPSEANWPPDYPKMPGEPPRVQPSKKVAEHWDSAGNRITE
- the hemQ gene encoding hydrogen peroxide-dependent heme synthase, coding for MTDPQAHIQSNAAKINELNDTIRYTMWSVFKLSDVLGDADRKTEAVELSALLDELAVADVTTRGVYDVAGLRADADVMFWLHASTSDQLQDAYHRIRRTAFGRRLAPVWSQMALHRPAEFNRSHLPAFLADERAHAYAAVYPFIRSYEWYLLDEKERRRLLAEHGGMARDYPDVRANTVPAFALGDYEWMLAFEADDLSRIVDLMRHLRGSETRRHVREEVPFYTGARVEIADLLDRLP
- the hemG gene encoding protoporphyrinogen oxidase, whose product is MKSVVVVGGGIAGLAAAWDLSVDHAVTVLEASDRVGGKLRLETVAGVRVDVGAEAMLNRRPEGVALAGELGLSLEHPAIASSRLWTRGSLRALPRSLMGVPLDVSDLASSGVLSDEGLARVRSEPSLPSSYLAGDVSVGALVAERFGDEVVDQLVEPLLGGVYAGRAREISARAAVPQLVAMAARGSLLEAAAALPASDVPVFAGVTGGMGLLPEALAASGRFEVRTSSPVLRVARVAVGFEVTLESDEVLTVDAVVIATPAAASAFLLMDLAPDAAAELARVESADVAVVTFAVREVEARPLLEFGASGFLVPPGERRAIKASTWSFAKWDWVRSAGRGAGAFGEDLLFLRTSLGRHRERALQLADHLLEVGSLTDLHAATGVRLEPVATQVQRWPAGLPQYAVGHLDRVALIRAGVAAVPGLAVCGAAYDGVGIPAVISSARAAADRVRTATGGPAE
- a CDS encoding cysteine dioxygenase, producing MSRITTITPAARTSPLAILPLLEALRDHADDPVLYELLDEPTDEREFFLLQQNEDYQLWLISWPPGSSTGWHDHGSAAGAYTVLAGSLVEQEWDGSLQLTDVGPGDARAYAAGHVHDVKNRSNEPALSLHAYSPRLDAMNRYVFRGDRVELIAAEPGR
- a CDS encoding exonuclease domain-containing protein — translated: MFDFVAIDFETANAYRGSPCSVGLVRVRNGKTVDEKHWLIRPPERVDHFDPWNSALHGITAEMVELAPRWQDVLPFIVDFIGDDVVVAHNAGFDIGVIRYACAVANIEWPEMRFLCTLVMARRALRLPTYRLPFVAESLGFALEDHHDALADARAVVDVITGLAGEQGATDLASLAESVGVGIGRMSSGIYKGSVALGSGGRGFAPIEVNADADADGYLYGRVVVFTGTLMSMTRDIARQECAKVGAIPEQSTTLRTNVLVVGDINPAVLRPGSNVTGKARKAFELQDKGQEIEVMTEDDFLRCLEGKPLGGADELIAASDAQMPAKTPSRLRSVPIESRPAPKWPQPPKPLRRKPIPTDQSCSAEGCGRGAAFKTRTKPTWCAEHIIEIQRDGGIRPLESFTHPDDWQLTECLTCSVSAHYRFNYTVEKNGWGERTCRACYWRKWAAETRALQGAWARRDPVYDEEARAVAEDNGYEYLGPLTAPSLPDDPHHVRCRRCTKVSAERLGDIQFGCTCRPR
- the msrB gene encoding peptide-methionine (R)-S-oxide reductase MsrB, which translates into the protein MGYDVEKSDAEWREQLTKDEYQVLRKAGTERAFTGEYTDTETTGVYKCKACQAELFRSDTKFHSGCGWPSFYQPESDAIEYIEDNTHGMKRTEVRCANCGSHLGHVFPDGYGTPTGDRYCINSISLILDEK